From Schistocerca gregaria isolate iqSchGreg1 chromosome 10, iqSchGreg1.2, whole genome shotgun sequence, one genomic window encodes:
- the LOC126293656 gene encoding uncharacterized protein LOC126293656, with the protein MRLWTPLLLAALVPLCSGWLIPGIASLLHAKAYLLRQFTGKIFQKPAVHIAKIHVYPAYPARTIYYPPRPVYRPPPPVYAPPRAYGPPPVYGPPPPYGPPPTTTTTTTSPPETLPPETEAPPPPEAPYAPPPPPESSYGPPPHEEVFTEPPPPPPSYGPPPSSYGPPPVTHAPPPSSYGPPHSSYGPPPTTYAPPPSSYGPPPSSYGQPPAYGVPR; encoded by the exons TGGACGCCGCTGCTGCTGGCGGCGCTGGTGCCGCTGTGCTCCGGGTGGCTGATTCCTGGGATCGCGTCGCTGCTGCATGCGAAGGCCTACCTGCTGAGGCAGTTCACCGGCAAGATCTTCCAGAAGCCTGCAGTCCACATCGCCAAGATACACGTCTACCCCGCCTACCCCGCCAG GACGATATACTACCCTCCGAGGCCGGTCTACCGACCGCCGCCCCCGGTCTACGCCCCGCCCCGTGCTTACGGCCCACCCCCGGTCTACGGGCCGCCTCCGCCGTACGGGCCGCCCCcaacgaccacgacgacgacgacttcGCCGCCAGAGACATTACCTCCGGAGACTGAAGCTCCGCCGCCCCCAGAGGCGCCTTatgcaccgccaccgccaccggagTCGTCGTACGGGCCTCCACCGCACGAAGAAGTGTTCACGGAACCTCCTCCACCTCCACCGTCGTATGGCCCGCCCCCGTCATCCTACGGCCCACCACCAGTGACGCACGCGCCACCTCCATCGTCTTACGGACCGCCCCACTCGTCTTACGGGCCGCCTCCGACAACGTATGCTCCACCGCCGTCGTCCTACGGGCCGCCTCCCTCGTCCTACGGCCAACCCCCAGCATACGGAGTTCCCAGGTGA